A stretch of Deferribacter autotrophicus DNA encodes these proteins:
- a CDS encoding TorD/DmsD family molecular chaperone, with amino-acid sequence MIDFTVLKTNLLKGNFESIPYERLNPDQLGLESLSSVFFFLSLCYRYPDKEIYERIKEALPVFQDFFEDYVGHLPELPGQVDMEAEYVRLFVSNYGGVVAVPYASYYLEEEKLLMGETTVALRDMMNNEGFALKEDIKEVVDHVYIILEFCSGLINKIIDMKKKNENFINTLATLFTVLYNYIGKYVVDFSDKVIEGSNLAFYKDVSAALKGLFLELDEVLAEIFDL; translated from the coding sequence TTGATTGATTTTACTGTGTTGAAAACAAATTTACTTAAAGGTAATTTTGAAAGTATTCCATATGAAAGGTTAAATCCTGATCAGTTAGGACTTGAAAGTTTATCGTCTGTTTTTTTCTTTTTATCTCTTTGTTATCGATATCCAGATAAAGAAATATATGAGAGGATAAAAGAGGCTTTACCTGTTTTTCAAGATTTTTTTGAAGATTATGTAGGGCATTTACCTGAGTTGCCTGGTCAGGTGGATATGGAAGCTGAATATGTAAGACTTTTTGTATCAAATTATGGTGGTGTTGTCGCTGTGCCTTACGCTTCATATTATCTGGAAGAGGAAAAGCTATTAATGGGCGAAACTACAGTTGCATTAAGAGATATGATGAACAATGAAGGTTTTGCTTTAAAAGAAGATATAAAAGAGGTAGTGGATCACGTATATATTATATTGGAATTTTGTTCTGGTCTTATAAATAAAATTATTGATATGAAAAAAAAGAATGAAAATTTTATAAATACTCTTGCTACGCTTTTTACCGTCTTGTACAATTATATTGGTAAGTATGTAGTTGATTTCTCAGATAAAGTAATCGAAGGGTCCAATTTGGCTTTTTATAAAGATGTTTCGGCTGCTTTAAAGGGATTGTTTCTAGAGTTAGATGAGGTTTTAGCTGAAATATTTGATTTATAA
- a CDS encoding MFS transporter → MNKRYIFIVSFVTIMTFSALYAPQPLLPIFSNEFSVTEDKSSLLITITLIPLAIAPLFYGYILEKFSAKKLLLVATGLLAFSELIIYFASDFSLILLARLFQGLFIPAILTALMTYISLISSLDSVQRIMSYYIASTIMGGFFGRFIAGLISSIFGWRYVFLFLSMSLIFSSVLIFKLKKDEKVKVNKINLSVFKDVLSKKVFLYYYFSIFCVFFVFAALLNALPFRMKEISTNIGEFKTGVMYSGYMLGIVASLNSTKIVKIFKGSVRNAALAGATLYLVSLLILSIESSLIFFIGMFFFCGGMFTIHSLVSGFLNKLADKHKGVVNGLYVSFYYLGGSIGSFLPILIYRHYGWYVFLITLGCLILLAKFFIKRC, encoded by the coding sequence ATGAATAAAAGATATATTTTTATTGTTTCCTTTGTTACAATTATGACTTTTTCGGCTCTGTATGCTCCTCAGCCACTACTTCCAATTTTTTCAAATGAATTTTCAGTTACAGAAGATAAATCATCTCTTTTAATAACAATAACTTTAATTCCTCTTGCCATTGCGCCTCTATTTTATGGCTATATCCTTGAGAAATTTTCTGCGAAGAAATTACTGTTAGTTGCAACTGGCTTGTTGGCCTTTAGTGAGTTGATAATTTATTTTGCATCTGACTTTTCATTAATACTTTTGGCTAGATTATTTCAAGGGCTATTTATACCAGCAATACTTACAGCGCTAATGACTTATATTTCTTTAATATCAAGTCTTGATTCTGTTCAGAGGATAATGTCTTACTATATTGCAAGTACTATTATGGGAGGTTTTTTTGGCAGATTTATTGCGGGATTGATATCGAGTATTTTTGGATGGCGTTATGTGTTTTTATTTTTAAGTATGAGCCTAATTTTTTCATCTGTTTTGATTTTTAAGTTAAAAAAAGATGAAAAAGTCAAGGTAAACAAAATCAATTTGTCTGTCTTTAAAGATGTTTTGTCAAAGAAAGTTTTTTTGTACTATTATTTTTCAATTTTCTGTGTATTTTTTGTATTTGCAGCACTCTTAAATGCTTTACCTTTTCGCATGAAGGAGATATCAACAAATATTGGGGAGTTTAAAACAGGTGTGATGTATAGTGGTTATATGCTTGGAATTGTAGCTTCATTAAACTCTACCAAAATTGTTAAAATATTTAAAGGTTCAGTTAGAAATGCAGCCCTTGCAGGTGCTACACTTTATCTTGTTTCATTGCTTATATTGTCGATAGAAAGTAGCTTAATATTTTTCATAGGTATGTTTTTTTTCTGCGGTGGAATGTTTACCATTCACTCTCTTGTTTCAGGTTTTTTAAACAAGTTGGCTGATAAGCACAAAGGTGTTGTAAATGGATTGTATGTATCATTCTATTATTTAGGTGGAAGTATTGGATCGTTTTTACCAATTTTAATTTATAGACATTATGGATGGTACGTTTTTTTAATAACATTGGGATGCTTGATACTATTAGCAAAATTTTTCATAAAACGATGTTAA